Proteins from a single region of Nitrospinota bacterium:
- a CDS encoding 3-oxoacyl-ACP synthase III gives MKFQNVRVVSFGYVLPPNVVTSAMIEQRLAPLYERLRLPAGRLELMTGIKERRFWNPGARPSSVAVEAGHKAIEASGIPMEKFGALFHASVCRDFLEPATACVDHHGLGLPPKCAIFDISNACLGVINGMLTVANMIELGQVEAGIIVAGEMGESLVESTIKALLDDKNATRQSIKPAFASLTIGSGAVAVVMASSKLAPNGHKLLGGSVRSATAASELCKSDQDRGFGDGAAPLMQTDSEGLLQAGCALAAETWKDFTAEMGMTADHISRSFTHQVGVAHRNLLYKSIGVDVEKDFATLEFLGNVGSVSLPVTLAIGAERGILKKGDTAALLGIGSGLNCMMMALEW, from the coding sequence ATGAAATTCCAGAACGTGCGGGTTGTCTCCTTCGGCTATGTGCTGCCGCCAAACGTGGTGACATCGGCCATGATAGAACAGAGGCTTGCGCCGCTGTACGAGCGTTTGAGGCTTCCGGCCGGACGGCTGGAGCTTATGACCGGGATAAAGGAACGCAGGTTCTGGAACCCCGGCGCGCGGCCAAGCTCGGTTGCGGTGGAGGCGGGGCATAAGGCAATTGAGGCATCCGGCATCCCGATGGAGAAGTTCGGCGCGCTGTTCCACGCCTCCGTCTGCCGCGATTTTCTGGAGCCGGCCACCGCCTGCGTGGACCATCATGGCCTGGGCCTGCCGCCAAAGTGCGCCATATTCGATATTTCAAACGCATGTCTCGGCGTTATTAACGGCATGCTCACCGTGGCGAACATGATCGAACTTGGGCAGGTGGAGGCGGGGATAATCGTGGCCGGGGAGATGGGGGAATCCCTCGTGGAAAGCACCATCAAGGCCTTGCTTGACGATAAGAACGCCACCCGGCAGAGCATCAAGCCGGCGTTCGCTTCGCTCACCATCGGTTCGGGCGCGGTGGCTGTCGTGATGGCAAGTTCGAAACTTGCGCCCAACGGGCACAAATTGCTCGGCGGATCCGTCCGGTCGGCCACGGCCGCAAGCGAGCTTTGCAAAAGCGACCAGGACAGGGGTTTTGGCGACGGGGCCGCTCCGCTGATGCAGACCGATTCAGAGGGATTGCTGCAGGCTGGATGCGCCCTTGCGGCGGAAACGTGGAAAGATTTCACGGCGGAGATGGGGATGACGGCGGACCACATCTCTCGCTCGTTCACCCACCAGGTGGGGGTGGCGCATCGCAACCTTCTATACAAGTCCATCGGTGTGGACGTGGAAAAGGATTTTGCGACGCTGGAGTTTCTGGGCAACGTGGGTTCTGTATCGCTGCCGGTCACTTTGGCCATCGGCGCCGAACGCGGCATATTGAAAAAAGGGGACACGGCGGCGCTGCTTGGCATCGGCTCCGGGCTGAACTGCATGATGATGGCTCTGGAGTGGTGA
- a CDS encoding alpha/beta fold hydrolase, with translation MALNLNDISNEYPFTPKRFDLGGVSMSYLDEGPPQAHTVVMLHGNPTWSFYYRKLVSALSGGYRVIVPDHIGCGLSDKPQDYDYTLKSRVEALTKLLEGLGIGRMSMAVHDWGGAIGMGYAVEHADKIASFVIFNTAAFVSQKIPGRIDLLRLPFIGEAAIRGLNVFALSAIKLRMATLKPERFTSEVTRGYLGPYDSWANRIAIARFVADIPMDHSHPSYRLLKSIGDRLHLFENTPSLLVWGKGDFCFDESFLAEWLKRLKNVEAHMFEDAGHYVVEDAHERIIPLMESFLERNR, from the coding sequence ATGGCGTTGAATTTAAACGATATCTCCAACGAATATCCGTTCACGCCCAAAAGGTTCGACCTGGGCGGTGTCTCCATGAGCTATCTGGACGAGGGGCCGCCTCAGGCGCATACGGTGGTGATGCTGCATGGCAACCCCACATGGTCGTTCTATTACCGCAAGCTCGTTTCCGCGCTCTCCGGCGGATACAGGGTGATAGTTCCGGATCATATCGGCTGCGGCCTTTCGGACAAGCCCCAGGACTACGATTACACTCTAAAATCCCGCGTCGAAGCGCTCACAAAGCTTCTGGAGGGGCTTGGAATCGGGCGCATGTCCATGGCCGTGCACGATTGGGGCGGGGCCATCGGAATGGGATACGCCGTGGAGCATGCCGACAAAATAGCGTCGTTTGTGATTTTCAACACCGCCGCCTTCGTCTCGCAAAAGATACCGGGCCGGATAGACCTCCTGCGCCTTCCGTTCATCGGCGAGGCGGCGATACGCGGCCTTAACGTTTTCGCCCTTTCGGCCATAAAGCTCCGGATGGCCACGCTAAAGCCGGAACGCTTCACCAGCGAGGTGACGCGGGGCTATCTTGGCCCATACGATTCGTGGGCGAACAGGATCGCCATCGCAAGGTTCGTGGCGGACATCCCGATGGACCATTCACACCCTTCATACCGGCTGCTAAAGTCCATCGGCGACAGGCTCCACCTTTTCGAGAACACCCCGTCGCTTCTGGTCTGGGGCAAAGGGGATTTCTGTTTCGACGAATCGTTCCTCGCCGAATGGCTCAAAAGGCTGAAAAACGTGGAGGCCCACATGTTCGAGGACGCGGGGCACTATGTGGTGGAGGACGCGCACGAGCGGATAATCCCCCTGATGGAATCGTTCCTGGAGCGCAACCGGTGA
- a CDS encoding AMP-binding protein, translated as MSFAVNIASVFAQTAQRLGDKPAVHLPSGRDGGGKVIYKTWTFRQLNQESDALAHGLTAAGIGEGTRTLLMAPPGFNFIALSFALFKVGAVPVLIDPGMGKINLLNCVEQAAPEAMIAIPKAHFARLLYPARFRSVKTFITVGIRWLWGGLSMNGLRGKGQGEYPIAPVSEETVAAILFTTGSTGPPKGVVYTHGVFAAQTQLIRDQYGVTDADVDLPAFPLFALFSTALGMCVVIPDMDPTRPGSVDPRKIVEAIHAKSVTFTFGSPAIWRRVSGHCADNGIKLPTLKKVLMAGAPVPNYIHERLLNGVLAPDGTTHTPFGATESLPVCDITGREVLDETAAMTRQGMGVCVGRPVRGVTVEIMAINDGAVEAWDDSLKLAAGETGEIVVSGPVVTKSYFRMEEATRKAKIYDSKSGVVRHRMGDVGYLDDKGRLWFCGRVAHRVITRNATLFTIPCEAIFNDHPDVMRTALVGLGDPPAQTPALIVEMDPARPARVMKAVEKELLELGAANPVTAQIKTILFHPGFPTDIRHNAKIFREKLKVWAEAQRPDMVSKRS; from the coding sequence GTGAGCTTTGCGGTCAATATCGCGTCGGTGTTCGCGCAGACGGCGCAAAGGCTGGGGGACAAACCGGCGGTCCATTTGCCATCCGGCCGAGACGGCGGCGGGAAGGTTATCTATAAAACATGGACGTTCCGCCAGCTTAACCAAGAGAGCGACGCTCTGGCCCACGGGCTGACGGCCGCCGGAATAGGGGAGGGGACGCGGACTCTTTTGATGGCGCCACCCGGTTTTAATTTCATCGCCCTGTCGTTCGCTCTATTTAAAGTGGGCGCTGTCCCGGTGCTGATAGATCCGGGGATGGGAAAAATAAACCTGTTAAATTGCGTGGAGCAGGCCGCCCCCGAGGCGATGATCGCCATCCCGAAGGCGCATTTCGCCAGGCTTTTATACCCGGCCAGGTTCAGGTCGGTAAAAACATTCATAACCGTGGGGATCCGCTGGCTTTGGGGCGGATTGTCCATGAACGGCCTTCGCGGCAAGGGACAGGGCGAATACCCCATCGCGCCGGTATCGGAGGAGACAGTGGCGGCGATATTGTTCACCACCGGATCCACCGGGCCGCCCAAGGGGGTGGTGTACACCCACGGGGTGTTCGCTGCGCAGACGCAGCTTATCCGCGACCAGTATGGCGTCACCGATGCCGACGTGGACCTGCCCGCGTTCCCGCTTTTCGCGCTTTTCTCCACGGCGCTGGGGATGTGCGTGGTGATACCGGACATGGACCCCACCCGGCCCGGATCGGTGGACCCGCGCAAGATCGTGGAGGCGATACACGCCAAGTCCGTCACATTCACCTTCGGCTCACCGGCCATATGGCGCCGGGTCAGCGGCCATTGCGCGGACAATGGTATAAAGCTTCCTACACTCAAAAAAGTGCTTATGGCCGGGGCGCCCGTGCCCAATTACATCCACGAACGGCTGTTAAACGGCGTCCTTGCGCCGGACGGGACCACGCACACACCCTTTGGCGCCACAGAATCGCTGCCTGTGTGCGACATCACCGGCAGGGAGGTTTTGGACGAGACCGCCGCCATGACAAGACAGGGGATGGGAGTGTGCGTCGGCAGGCCTGTGCGCGGCGTCACCGTGGAGATAATGGCCATAAACGACGGCGCCGTGGAGGCCTGGGACGATTCGTTGAAGCTTGCGGCGGGGGAGACGGGGGAGATTGTTGTGAGCGGCCCGGTTGTCACCAAATCGTATTTCCGCATGGAAGAGGCCACGCGCAAGGCCAAGATATATGATTCGAAGAGCGGTGTCGTCCGCCACAGGATGGGGGACGTGGGGTATCTGGACGATAAAGGGAGGCTGTGGTTCTGCGGCCGGGTGGCGCATCGCGTGATCACGCGAAACGCCACGTTGTTCACCATCCCTTGCGAGGCGATATTCAACGACCATCCGGACGTCATGCGCACGGCGCTGGTGGGGCTTGGCGATCCGCCAGCGCAGACTCCGGCGCTGATAGTGGAGATGGACCCGGCGCGCCCCGCCAGAGTGATGAAAGCTGTTGAAAAAGAACTTCTGGAGCTTGGCGCGGCAAATCCTGTGACGGCCCAGATAAAGACGATCCTGTTCCATCCGGGATTCCCCACCGACATACGGCATAACGCGAAAATATTCCGCGAAAAACTAAAGGTCTGGGCCGAAGCGCAAAGGCCGGATATGGTTTCCAAACGGTCATGA